The Patagioenas fasciata isolate bPatFas1 chromosome 21, bPatFas1.hap1, whole genome shotgun sequence genomic sequence AATCTTCCCCATTCCTCACCTATACTTCTTTCTCCAAACCCACGCGATGGCAGACAAACACCTCAGCTGCCCCATGGTGGCCCTGGAGGaggacagggctccccaggagaacagctctccagcagagccccaggagctgtgcaTGGCCCAGAACCTGGAgatgggtgagtgaggggccctgattgtctgggcagggtgggggccaGCGAGCGCTCCCTGCTCAACACCAGGGTCACGTTTCCCTgcacgctggcagggggttccACAGGTGTTGGCCATGATGCTGCttgaagcccagggctgctccgagctgggagccggccccaacacagcctctgcgggcagaggggacccagctcctgctccagggcacgggcagcgagaggcagctgggcgggcaggaggcaccgtgctgtgggacggggacctttcctgcccatctgaagcgagttcctcacccgCTGCACTGCGCCTTTTGgtgtcctgcctggctccagcatcgcagcccgtctgccgggcaccctccagccctgacacgcacggggaggctgtgccggggGTTGATCCAGGTCAAGACTCcagagggaaaggaaggttgCTCAGGGCACAGAAGTCAGAGTGTGGATTTGTTGCACTTTTGACAAAGTGAGCAGGGGAACACGATATTTTCGTTGACCAGGAACTTTCAAGAGCAGTGTTAGGCTTCCCCCAGTGTTTCTGTGTGGGAGGTTAGAGCTTGTTTTCCTGGGTGCTCCTGTACAGAACTCAACTTTTAAATATGCTTCTGTGCAAGAACGTGGACTCATCTCTCTTCCAATGTGGTTTCTTGGCAGTCGTTGCTGAGGGAATGGCTCCGCCGCAGAGGATCCTCTTTCCCCCAGAGAAGATTTGCAtggcctggcagcacagccagagagctGGAGCGGGACTGCACAACCTGGGCAACACGTGCTTCCTCAACTCCGTCCTGCAGTGCCTGACCTACACCCCGCCTCTGGCCAACCACCTGctctctggggagcacagccggGCCTGTCAGTACTTTTGGGAACATTCCTTGTACATCTGTtgagcagagcccaggggctCCCAGAATCTGGATGCTGATCTAGGAGAAAGGTGGCCCTTCTTTGTCAGCTCCCTGAGTTGGTGTTCTCTGAACACTCAAGCCTAGAAGCAGCTTCTTCTATCTGGATGTGTTCATCTTCAGAAAGGCACCTCTTTCTATCGCAGGCTCTTGGTCCCTATTCCTGCAAGTTAAACTCCTTTGCTTATTGCACAGAAAGTTTCCGTCAGTTCAGCATCCCTCTGAAGAAAGTTTTCTGTGCACTAAAATGTCCCGGGCTTGTTGGGACTTGGGCACCTTGGGAGGAATGGAGAATTCTTAGAACTGCAAGACCCCCATTAGGTTTCCCATGGCTGTGGATATTTTGCAAACCTGAggagcttccctccctccccaggtggccaggaaggcttctgcatgatgtgCAGCATGGAAGTGCACGTTCAACAGGTGCTGCATTCCTCAGACAGTGCCATCGAGCCTTGGGTTGTCGTCGATGCTCTCACAGGTGAGTCAGTGCAGGTGCTGTGACATGACTGATGCCGTTCTTGTAGGAGAGAACTAGTAACTTCTTCTTTcttagaaataggagaaaatttcCAGCATGGCAGGCAGGAGGACGCCCACGAGTTCTTACGCTGCACCGTGGATGCCATGCAGAGAGCTTGTCTGAGTGGAAACAGCGAGTAAGCGCAAGCAAATTGTGTTTCCAGTGTTCCCAAGCCCTTTGGAGTCCTTGATGTCCTCCCCTCAAGGAAAACTATGGCCAGGGCTTTCAGGCAAAACCACACTCTTGGAGGAGATAactctgccttcccattggtttgcagcttggacatctcctcTCAAGCAACTACCGTCGTCCATCAGATCTTTGGGGGCTTTCTGAGATCCAGAGGTACTTTTCCACAGCTATTGCTCTCCTTGGAATCGTCTGTGCcctcctgtctgcctgtgataacAGACAATGGCGTGATTGGCGCAGTGGGTGTGAAGAGCGTAACCCGGCACGGTCCGTCGACTTCCCCTGTCACTGAGCATTTCCATTTGCCTTCCAGTCACATGCTGGAGCTGCCAAGCGGTTTCCGATTCCTACGAGGCCTTCCTGGATGTTCCTCTGGATATCAAAGTAAGAGAGTTTGTAATTGTGCTTCAAGATGTCCCAAGGCCCCTGTAGCTTTCCAGATTCCACACAGCTGGCTTACAAATGCATCTGACAAGAGAGGTTGGTGGTGGGCGGGAGGTGGAACGGACTGTGTTCTGCAGGGGCCACGGCAGTGGTCTCCCTGTCGCTGCTGGTTTCAGCTGGACAGGCACACCTGCCCCTCTCTGCACTGTGACGtaccctcctccttcttcccttgccCTCCCTCAACACCCGTCTGGCTCCCAGGCTCATGGGGGTGTTGTTTCCATCACTGGTGACACCCATACCATCGGAGCTGAACTGTGCGGTGCCACAAAGAGGTGGCTCTGGAGAACCCCGGGAATCCCTGGGAAATGAAGGAGATGTTCAGCATCACACCCTCTTTCTGCCTCCCGGGCACTGCTTGCGGGTTCACCGTGGGTCTCCTCAGCCTCACCGAGCTGGTTTTTTTTGCGTAAACTCCTCGTAAGTGTTTGGGCGTGGgaatttcccagagctcagggctCTCCCTTCTCACCCCTCCAGGCAGCCGCATCTGTCACCGCAGCTCTGGAAGACTTTGTGAAACCTGAGCACCTGGATGGtgaaaactgctttaaatgtAGCAAGTAAGGCTATTATTGATGATGTACTCATACTAGATCCTGTGCGAAGGTGTCATTGAGCACAAGTCAGCTTTTAACATTGGATTTAGGCACAGTAATGAGACGCAGGTTTTTTAACATGGCGTTATGGTACTGAATAGCCTCAAAAGAGCACAAGGATGTGTGAGACAGGAAAGGCTGTCTggcctttgggggaaaaaaaagtgtgtttcagcCCTTGTCTCTGTCCTGGCTTTCAAGGTGTGACAAGATGACTGCCGCCTCCAAGAGGTTCACAGTCCATCGCGCGCCCAAGGTTCTCACGGTGTGTCTGAAGAGGTTTGAAGCTTTCACCGGCGACAAGATCAGCAAGGTGTGTGCACAACTGGAGTGCAACGTTCTCTTCCTGGAGCGGGTTTCCCAAAGCCGGACGCTCTGTCGCAAGCTGCTCATGTTGAGATTTTCGCGTTCCCTTCTGGGGACAGTTCCCGTGGGAAGACAAGTGTGTCCTctgctcccacagagctgctttggtcCGGATGAGTTTCCTGCCACCCAACTCGTGACATATTGCTGTGTCCTGAAGCTTTCCAGGATCATTGCTGAGCCCTCCTGGTCTCTCCGTAGGTTGTGGAGTATCCCCAGTACCTGGATCTTCGCCCGTACATGTCTCAGGCAGCCGGAGAACCGCTCCTCTACTCCTTGTACGCCGTCCTGGTGCACGGAGGTGACAGCTGCCGCGCAGGACACTACTTCTGCTACATAAAGGTGAAAAGCGACTTCCTtctgaacaaaggaaaaatgtatcCCGGGGAAAACTGACTTTCCTGCCGTGTTCCTGACAGCCAAGGATTTGAGGGGAGAAGGTTTCctcaggggctggaatgcatatgtTTTGAACACTCCTGGTTCGGCAGTTTTTGGCCTGTGTTTTGTTCAGAAGCCGTGCCATTCATCTCCAGATATCGACGTTTTCTTTGCAGGCCAGTGATGGACTGTGGTACCAGATGAACGACAAGTCTGTGGATCTTTGCAACAGTGACAGAGTCCTCAGGCAGCAAGCCTATTTACTGTTTTACATCAGGTAATCACAAGTTTTAAACTGTGTTCAGaacacatttccttttcctggctttgttatttttcttctcgtCCTCCTGAGTGTTTCTGTCATAGCAGACAATTACCACCTGCATCCTTCAGCCCAACCAAATTTCCCATTAGGGGTCTCAGTTGCATCTTCTCTCTGTCACATaaactgttccaagaaaatgCCGGAACCCAGAGGAGGCTGCAAGAACAGCCC encodes the following:
- the LOC139829556 gene encoding ubiquitin carboxyl-terminal hydrolase 17-like protein 6: MAQNLEMVVAEGMAPPQRILFPPEKICMAWQHSQRAGAGLHNLGNTCFLNSVLQCLTYTPPLANHLLSGEHSRACGQEGFCMMCSMEVHVQQVLHSSDSAIEPWVVVDALTEIGENFQHGRQEDAHEFLRCTVDAMQRACLSGNSDLDISSQATTVVHQIFGGFLRSRVTCWSCQAVSDSYEAFLDVPLDIKAAASVTAALEDFVKPEHLDGENCFKCSKCDKMTAASKRFTVHRAPKVLTVCLKRFEAFTGDKISKVVEYPQYLDLRPYMSQAAGEPLLYSLYAVLVHGGDSCRAGHYFCYIKASDGLWYQMNDKSVDLCNSDRVLRQQAYLLFYIRCSDLEIGQKASSSPASSEARSLLSQRVAGSKQDMAGGMEDSPEDSSSPAPASTSQQSRAGSQEASVGWLYPIWPGRINSSSSLGSCLRRFFHGCLRLCCHPRERVLHSAREDSSKEERGFSPSAHGQDNGARERTRSRSPHWGNDFRSWVVDTADYEHPDGRRGRTSPLSCDRAHRDKPVSGDHRPASLSKEDTELENKSSTV